From a region of the Mercurialis annua linkage group LG1-X, ddMerAnnu1.2, whole genome shotgun sequence genome:
- the LOC126656255 gene encoding uncharacterized protein LOC126656255 yields MGKRNAQRKYIAMLDSDDDDNSSVSSSSTMKSDHMSVSGTEEVQIDKDSLLDQALDSLYEKRGAIREKALASIIEAFNSNLQHQFVEKKFATILHQCLNCIKKGSSKEIALASHAVGLLALTVGCGDNAREILEESISPISQALKSGSESTKTVSLLECLAVGTFVGGIEPAETERAMQIMWQLVRPKLGSNVVAAKASAPVIAAVVSAWAFLLTTMDGWAIDSKDCQESISYLSSLLDKDDRSVRIAAGEALALIFEVGTLEKFAGGVTGFTDGSVPEGNKSREGLMHVQGLKSKILNQVKTLSAEAGGKGSAKKDLNSQRNLFKDVLEFLEYGYCPETSMKIGGDLLHTSTWSQLIQLNFLKHFLGGGFIRHMQDNELLHEVFGFIPKRKLLQGAEHQMSSTEKRMFRSPNSVVNKARTQFLNKQRMLAKDRNVGHFAFNGGHEEA; encoded by the exons ATGGGGAAAC GAAATGCGCAGCGTAAATATATTGCTATGTTGGATTCGGATGACGATGATAATAGTAGTGTTAGTTCGTCGTCAACTATGAAATCGGATCACATGTCGGTTTCGGGAACTGAAGAGGTTCAAATTGATAAAGATAGTTTACTTGATCAAGCTCTCGATTCTCTATACGAGAAGAG GGGTGCCATTAGAGAGAAAGCTTTGGCATCAATTATTGAGGCTTTTAATAGCAATTTGCAGCATCAATTTGTTGAAAAGAA ATTTGCTACTATATTACACCAATGTCTTAATTGTATCAAAAAAGGATCCAGCAAAGAGATAGCTCTAGCATCTCATGCCGTTG GATTGTTGGCTTTGACAGTTGGCTGTGGGGATAATGCGCGAGAAATATTGGAAGAGTCCATTAGTCCTATTTCTCAAGCTCTTAAATCTGGGTCTGAATCTACTAAGACAGTATCG CTACTGGAGTGTTTGGCTGTCGGCACTTTTGTTGGTGGAATAGAGCCAGCAGAGACGGAAAGAGCAATGCAAATCATGTGGCAATTGGTTCGCCCTAAACTGGGCTCTAAT GTGGTTGCTGCCAAAGCTTCGGCTCCTGTAATAGCTGCAGTTGTATCTGCTTGGGCATTTCTTCTGACAACCATGGATGGATGGGCGATTGATTCTAAAGATTGTCAAGA GTCTATTTCTTATCTTTCCAGTCTTCTGGATAAGGATGATAGATCAGTACGCATTGCAGCTGGTGAAGCATTAGCTTTAATTTTTGAAGTGGGAACCTTGGAGAAGTTCGCTGGTGGAGTTACTGGTTTTACTGACGGCTCAGTTCCAGAAGGAAACAAGTCTCGGGAAGGACTGATGCATGTACAAGGATTGAAATCAAAAATCCTGAATCAGGTGAAAACCCTTTCTGCAGAGGCAGGTGGAAAGGGATCTGCCAAGAAAGATCTTAATAGTCAGCGCAACTTATTTAAGGATGTCTTGGAGTTTCTGGAg TATGGTTATTGCCCTGAAACTTCAATGAAGATTGGAGGCGATTTACTGCACACTTCAACATGGTCTCAATTGATACAG TTGAACTTCTTAAAGCACTTTCTTGGCGGGGGATTTATTAGGCACATGCAG GATAATGAACTGCTACATGAAGTCTTTGGTTTCATTCCAAAGAGAAAATTGCTTCAAGGTGCTGAGCATCAGATGTCTAGTACTGAAAAG AGGATGTTCCGTTCCCCAAATTCAGTAGTTAATAAAGCCAGGACCCAGTTTCTGAACAAGCAGCGGATGCTAGCTAAg GATAGAAATGTTGGGCATTTTGCATTCAATGGGGGACATGAAGAAGCCTAA
- the LOC130014739 gene encoding DELLA protein GAIP-B-like gives MEWVFPYPSSPNDGGSISSATASSTNFTEYTQSYPVDSFSSNGESKGSEPSCTYPPYPPMSTPSPVVVPDSRKFSVGSLLARVMSFPSPPMPTTSPAVAADSQKKGAGSLVDMLMECAEAIQENNLTLAESLAKRIGFLAVFQAGSMRKVATYFAEALTRRIYRLSPQNPVDHSPSNDLYMHFYEACPLLKFAHFTSNQAILEAFQGKERVHVIDFSINQGLQWPSLLQALTLRPGGPPHFRLTGIGPPAHDNSDYLQEIGWKLAQLAETVHVGFEYRGYIAESLADLYASILDLRPGGGESVVVNSIFELHKLLARPGAIEYVLSLVKQIEPEIVTIVEQEANHNEPVFVDRLTESLGYYSDHFNLLEASIDSTDKAMAEMYIGKQICNIVACEGEDRVERHETLTQWQTRLDSAGFVPFHPGANAFRQASMLLGLFSEGDEYRVEENNGCMMLGCRTRPLITTSLWRPADK, from the coding sequence ATGGAGTGGGTGTTTCCATATCCTTCTTCTCCAAATGACGGCGGCTCTATATCTTCCGCAACCGCCTCCTCCACCAATTTTACTGAGTATACTCAATCCTATCCAGTTGATTCCTTTTCTTCTAATGGGGAGTCTAAGGGCTCCGAACCCTCATGCACTTACCCTCCGTATCCACCCATGTCAACACCGAGTCCAGTTGTCGTACCGGATTCACGAAAATTCAGCGTCGGATCACTACTTGCTCGGGTAATGTCATTTCCGTCTCCACCCATGCCAACAACTAGTCCAGCAGTCGCAGCTGACTCACAAAAAAAGGGTGCCGGATCGCTAGTTGATATGCTAATGGAATGTGCTGAAGCTATTCAAGAAAACAATCTAACACTAGCAGAATCACTTGCCAAACGGATCGGTTTCTTGGCCGTCTTTCAAGCTGGATCTATGCGTAAAGTAGCTACTTATTTCGCTGAAGCTTTAACTCGAAGAATCTATAGACTGTCTCCGCAAAACCCTGTTGATCATTCTCCGTCTAACGATCTCTATATGCACTTTTATGAAGCTTGCCCTCTTCTTAAATTCGCTCATTTCACTTCTAATCAAGCGATTCTTGAAGCTTTTCAAGGTAAAGAAAGGGTACATGTTATTGATTTTTCTATCAATCAAGGTCTGCAGTGGCCCTCTTTATTACAAGCTTTAACTCTTAGACCTGGTGGTCCGCCCCACTTCCGGTTAACAGGAATTGGACCGCCTGCTCATGATAACTCGGACTATCTTCAAGAAATAGGTTGGAAATTGGCTCAATTGGCAGAGACTGTGCATGTGGGGTTCGAGTACAGAGGTTATATTGCAGAAAGTTTAGCTGATCTTTATGCTTCTATACTTGATCTCAGGCCAGGTGGGGGTGAGTCAGTCGTTGTTAACTCAATTTTCGAGTTGCATAAATTATTAGCTAGACCTGGTGCTATTGAGTATGTTCTTTCACTTGTCAAGCAAATAGAACCGGAAATTGTTACTATAGTTGAGCAAGAAGCAAACCATAATGAACCGGTTTTCGTGGATCGGTTAACTGAGTCGTTGGGTTATTATTCGGATCATTTTAACTTGTTGGAAGCATCAATTGATAGCACAGATAAAGCTATGGCAGAAATGTATATAGGAAAACAAATTTGTAATATTGTGGCATGTGAAGGAGAAGACCGAGTTGAAAGACATGAGACATTGACTCAATGGCAAACTCGGTTAGACTCAGCTGGGTTTGTTCCATTTCATCCCGGAGCTAATGCATTCAGGCAAGCAAGTATGTTACTAGGTTTATTTAGCGAAGGGGATGAGTATAGAGTGGAAGAGAATAATGGTTGCATGATGTTGGGATGCCGTACTCGTCCACTCATTACCACCTCTTTGTGGCGGCCGGCCGACAAATAG
- the LOC126688207 gene encoding cyclin-D5-1-like, with amino-acid sequence MEELLCQENESCLELEEQQEKDIDDLDVFIDLRDNVGGDDHYVEMLFEKEILQFNKFKMEDQSLNSFDNWVQFSRVDAITWILRSREIFGFRIQTAYLSITYFDLFLSRRSIDKDKSWAVKLLSVACLSLAAKMEEVKVPLLSNIQIEDYSFESKIIQRMELLVLHTLDWKMICITPFSFLHYFIIKFKNESSSRLLVSRTVGFMLAIIKEINSMEQRPSVIAAAAILMELDHKLTRKALECKLDFISLPAFLDIENVFECYNLMQKLEMENLKTERTVNLPGYWSTSVSSAISRTKRKRLAFNDSDLDCGLPDEKRQR; translated from the exons ATGGAGGAACTTCTTTGCCAAGAAAATGAGAGTTGTCTTGAATTAGAAGAACAACAAGAAAAAGATATTGATGATTTAGACGTGTTCATTGATTTAAGAGACAATGTTGGTGGTGATGATCATTATGTGGAAATGTTATTTGAGAAAGAGATCCTccaatttaataaattcaaaatggaAGATCAATCTTTGAATAGTTTTGACAACTGGGTCCAATTTTCTAGAGTGGATGCTATCACTTGGATTCTCaga AGCAGAGAAATCTTTGGTTTTCGAATCCAAACAGCTTATTTATCCATCACATACTTTGATCTATTCCTTTCAAGAAGGTCAATTGAT AAGGATAAATCATGGGCGGTAAAGTTATTATCAGTGGCTTGTTTGTCACTTGCTGCAAAAATGGAGGAGGTAAAAGTGCCGTTATTATCAAATATTCAGATTGAAGACTACAGTTTTGAAAGCAAAATAATTCAAAGAATGGAGCTTTTGGTTCTACACACGTTGGATTGGAAAATGATTTGCATTACTCcgttttcttttcttcattATTTCATTATTAAATTCAAGAACGAATCGTCGTCGAGGCTTTTGGTATCAAGAACTGTAGGATTCATGTTGGCTATAATCAAAG AGATCAATTCGATGGAGCAGAGGCCATCTGTTATAGCAGCAGCAGCAATTTTGATGGAATTGGATCATAAGCTAACAAGAAAAGCATTAGAGTGCAAATTAGATTTCATTTCTTTACCAGCATTTCTTGATATC GAAAATGTATTTGAATGCTACAATCTAATGCAAAAACTGGAAATGGAGAATCTTAAAACAGAAAGGACTGTAAATTTACCAGGTTACTGGTCTACTTCAGTTTCTTCTGCTATTAGCAGGACAAAGCGAAAACGACTTGCATTCAATGATTCTGATCTAGACTGTGGATTACCTGATGAAAAACGGCAAcgatag